From Algoriphagus sp. NG3, the proteins below share one genomic window:
- a CDS encoding SulP family inorganic anion transporter — MKKYFNLFDFSQRVDYKTEVLSGLTVALALIPEAVAFAFMADLSPLTGLYAAFVMGLVTAIFGGRPGMISGATGAIAVVIVTLSKTEGVEYVFAAVVLSGIIQIIAGTLKLGKLIRLVPHPVIFGFVNGLAIIIFMSQLDQFKTQEGAWLSGMTLYVLLGLVFFTMLIIWGLPKLTKAVPASLVAILVVFGIVALLKIDTKTVGDVASIKGGFPPFHIPNVPFAFETLQIIFPYALIMAGVGLIESLLTLNIIDEITETRGRSNKEAVAQGIANVTSGFFSGMGGCAMIGQSLINISSGARARLSGIVAAVMLLVFIVFGSGLIEQVPMAALNGLMIMVAIGTFEWASIKTINKMPKKDIFLMFLVTIVTAVLHNLALAVLIGVILAALFFAWDNAKRIRARKRIDENGVKHYEIFGPLFFGSVSAFNEKFDVLNDPDEVIIDFADSRVVDMSAIEALNKITERYSKVGKKVHLRHLSPDCRRLLAKADEILEINILEDPSYKVISDDLA, encoded by the coding sequence ATGAAGAAGTACTTCAATTTATTTGATTTCAGTCAGCGTGTTGACTATAAAACCGAGGTGCTGTCGGGGCTTACCGTAGCGCTTGCTCTTATTCCTGAAGCAGTTGCTTTTGCGTTTATGGCTGATTTATCTCCTTTGACAGGTCTATATGCTGCCTTTGTGATGGGGTTGGTGACTGCCATTTTTGGAGGTCGTCCCGGAATGATCTCAGGGGCAACAGGGGCGATTGCTGTAGTGATAGTTACGCTTTCAAAAACCGAGGGAGTAGAGTATGTATTTGCAGCAGTGGTGCTATCCGGAATTATTCAGATTATTGCGGGCACTCTAAAGCTCGGAAAGCTCATCCGTTTGGTTCCCCATCCGGTAATATTTGGCTTTGTCAACGGACTCGCAATTATCATATTTATGTCCCAGTTGGATCAGTTTAAAACCCAAGAAGGGGCTTGGCTTTCCGGAATGACCCTGTATGTGCTCTTGGGGCTTGTATTCTTTACTATGCTGATTATTTGGGGTCTTCCTAAACTCACAAAAGCAGTGCCTGCATCCCTTGTTGCTATTTTGGTGGTATTTGGAATAGTAGCTCTTCTGAAAATTGACACAAAAACAGTAGGAGATGTTGCGAGTATCAAGGGAGGCTTTCCTCCATTCCATATTCCAAATGTTCCGTTTGCTTTTGAAACCCTTCAGATTATATTTCCTTATGCACTGATCATGGCGGGAGTGGGTCTGATAGAATCGCTACTCACACTTAATATTATCGATGAAATCACCGAAACAAGAGGTAGAAGTAACAAGGAAGCAGTAGCACAGGGTATCGCAAACGTAACCTCTGGGTTTTTCTCAGGAATGGGTGGATGTGCGATGATAGGCCAAAGTTTGATCAATATATCATCCGGTGCCCGGGCAAGACTCTCAGGTATAGTGGCAGCAGTCATGTTGTTGGTGTTTATTGTTTTTGGATCCGGACTTATCGAACAGGTGCCTATGGCGGCCTTGAACGGTCTAATGATTATGGTAGCCATAGGGACATTTGAATGGGCAAGTATCAAGACCATTAATAAAATGCCTAAGAAGGATATTTTTCTTATGTTCTTGGTTACAATTGTAACCGCAGTATTACACAATTTGGCACTTGCGGTATTAATAGGAGTGATATTAGCTGCGTTATTCTTTGCCTGGGATAATGCCAAGCGCATCCGTGCACGCAAGCGCATAGATGAAAATGGAGTAAAACATTATGAAATTTTCGGCCCTTTGTTCTTTGGTTCTGTCTCGGCCTTTAATGAGAAGTTTGACGTGCTCAATGACCCAGACGAGGTGATCATCGATTTTGCAGATAGCAGGGTAGTGGATATGTCTGCCATCGAAGCACTGAATAAAATCACCGAGCGCTATTCGAAGGTTGGTAAGAAAGTGCATTTGAGGCATCTGAGCCCGGATTGCAGAAGATTACTGGCCAAAGCAGACGAAATCCTGGAAATCAATATTCTGGAAGATCCTTCGTACAAAGTGATATCGGATGATTTGGCTTAA
- a CDS encoding type IX secretion system membrane protein PorP/SprF, whose amino-acid sequence MTKYIKHLFTAVLFISSLSAGYSQSRKYISNFDFFQSYYNPGLTGYEGSTVRGFVRNQWSGVDGAPKTYFFSTELDFGELAGEEDPALMGKNAVSVNLLHDTYGAFRETELTLGYASRIRLTERHNLRLGAGLNYQSIRLDGNSLTTEEQNDPTLGQYVGQFSNMNVVDFNLGIALTHANYYFSYGIHRVNGGKITSGDEFMDAYPASSVFQAGYRSAVSTNVAVILNGMYSIQKNQDDNIEFNLKALLMDRLWLGIGHRIDYATNAQMGIVTKRLRIGYLYEFPNATSYNLPGNIHEFTAVFNIFRDNVRTDSQQVVMW is encoded by the coding sequence ATGACAAAATATATAAAACACCTATTTACCGCAGTGCTTTTCATCTCATCGCTGAGTGCAGGCTACTCCCAGTCGAGAAAATACATTTCTAACTTTGATTTTTTCCAAAGCTATTACAATCCCGGCCTGACCGGATACGAAGGTTCCACGGTGAGGGGGTTTGTACGTAACCAGTGGTCAGGGGTGGACGGTGCTCCTAAAACCTATTTTTTCAGTACAGAGCTGGATTTCGGGGAACTTGCAGGAGAAGAGGATCCGGCATTAATGGGAAAGAATGCCGTCTCTGTAAATCTGCTACATGATACCTATGGGGCATTTCGGGAAACAGAACTGACTTTGGGGTATGCCAGCAGGATCAGATTGACTGAAAGACACAACCTCAGGCTGGGAGCAGGGCTGAACTACCAAAGTATCCGGCTTGATGGCAATTCCCTGACAACTGAAGAGCAAAATGACCCTACGCTGGGACAGTATGTAGGACAGTTTTCGAATATGAATGTGGTGGACTTCAATCTGGGAATAGCGCTTACCCATGCCAACTATTATTTCTCCTATGGGATCCACCGGGTGAATGGCGGTAAAATCACTTCAGGGGATGAATTCATGGATGCATACCCAGCAAGTTCGGTTTTTCAGGCTGGCTATAGAAGTGCAGTTAGCACCAATGTGGCAGTGATCCTAAATGGGATGTACAGTATCCAAAAGAACCAGGATGATAATATAGAATTCAATTTAAAAGCCTTGCTGATGGATAGACTATGGCTGGGAATAGGCCATAGGATTGACTACGCCACCAACGCCCAGATGGGAATAGTGACCAAGCGCTTAAGAATAGGCTACCTGTACGAATTCCCTAACGCTACCAGTTATAATCTTCCGGGCAATATCCATGAATTTACAGCAGTATTCAACATCTTCCGGGACAATGTAAGGACAGATTCCCAGCAGGTGGTGATGTGGTAA
- a CDS encoding Hsp20/alpha crystallin family protein, translating into MNTVMRRNGNNTFPSFFEDFPAKGLFDWLDGSGIGRMTDNPTLPKVNIVETGAEYKVEMAVPGMKKDDFKVEIDNNTLVIQAERTENSEEPETYSRREFSYSAFRRSFHLPNTVESDKIEAQYVDGILKLLIPKREEAKQKPVRTIQIS; encoded by the coding sequence ATGAACACAGTGATGAGAAGGAACGGTAATAACACCTTCCCAAGTTTCTTTGAAGATTTTCCTGCAAAAGGGCTATTTGATTGGCTGGATGGCTCAGGAATCGGAAGAATGACCGATAATCCTACACTACCTAAGGTAAATATCGTCGAAACCGGAGCTGAGTATAAAGTAGAAATGGCAGTTCCGGGAATGAAAAAAGACGATTTCAAGGTAGAAATAGACAATAATACCTTGGTCATCCAGGCAGAGAGAACCGAGAATTCAGAAGAACCGGAAACCTATTCCCGAAGAGAATTCAGTTACAGTGCCTTCAGACGCTCTTTCCATCTGCCGAATACTGTAGAAAGTGACAAAATAGAAGCACAGTATGTGGATGGAATTTTAAAGCTGTTAATTCCTAAACGGGAAGAAGCAAAGCAAAAACCCGTAAGAACTATTCAGATTTCTTGA